Proteins found in one Moritella sp. Urea-trap-13 genomic segment:
- a CDS encoding amidohydrolase family protein: MKLTHTLISKAISKVVMTAAISLSLASVSIAAEQTLIKNVKIWDGLSKNLSKTQDVLVEGELIKSIGAGLKVDADVEVIDGGGRTLMPGLIEGHGHLQMNGTSLADIENNRNWEELAVRSAAKAKIALMSGFTSWRDAGGMGAGLKKSIDTGVVDGPRIYPAGAFIGPTGSHADFRNFTTPNETFYGPSSSGARHGMTVTADGVDAIKAAARQNFMQGATQIKIMSSGGVASQFDPWQLDAYSAEEIRAAVEVADAYGSYVMSHAYSKKSIIRCLENGVKTIEHGFMFDGDIAKLMKEKGAYMTTNMHAFSPYLGEIEAIKSSPASSRKAASATKSFKDYIKNVNKYQPKLAFNADCVGFGDSCVKQTDHEIYLSAKFFGNHFALKSLTSVAGEMVALSGSTLNPYFKGPLGVVKAGAYADLLLVDGNPLEDITVIGGNEKWFDAPTRQGIKTMRIIMKGGVVYKNTL, from the coding sequence ATGAAATTGACACATACGCTCATTAGTAAAGCCATTAGCAAAGTAGTCATGACTGCAGCTATTAGCTTATCACTCGCATCCGTAAGTATCGCCGCCGAGCAAACATTAATTAAAAACGTAAAAATTTGGGATGGTCTCTCAAAAAACCTCAGTAAAACTCAAGATGTATTAGTTGAGGGCGAATTAATTAAATCCATTGGTGCAGGCTTGAAAGTGGACGCCGATGTTGAGGTTATCGATGGTGGTGGTCGAACCTTGATGCCAGGACTTATTGAAGGACATGGGCATTTACAAATGAACGGGACTTCATTAGCCGATATCGAAAACAACAGAAACTGGGAAGAGTTAGCTGTCCGTTCAGCTGCCAAAGCTAAAATTGCGTTAATGAGTGGTTTTACAAGTTGGAGAGATGCAGGTGGTATGGGGGCTGGTCTCAAAAAAAGCATTGATACTGGTGTTGTTGATGGACCACGTATATACCCCGCGGGCGCTTTTATCGGCCCAACAGGTTCGCATGCTGATTTCAGAAATTTCACCACCCCGAACGAAACATTTTATGGTCCAAGCTCCTCAGGTGCTCGCCATGGCATGACAGTGACTGCTGATGGTGTTGATGCGATAAAAGCAGCGGCACGTCAAAACTTCATGCAAGGTGCAACACAAATTAAAATTATGTCTAGTGGTGGTGTGGCTTCGCAATTTGACCCTTGGCAATTAGATGCCTACTCAGCAGAAGAGATCCGTGCTGCAGTTGAAGTCGCGGATGCATATGGTTCTTATGTGATGTCCCATGCTTATAGCAAAAAATCGATTATACGCTGCCTTGAAAACGGCGTAAAAACCATTGAACACGGTTTTATGTTTGATGGCGACATTGCTAAGCTGATGAAAGAAAAAGGGGCGTATATGACAACAAATATGCACGCATTTTCCCCCTACTTAGGTGAGATAGAAGCAATTAAATCTAGTCCAGCATCCTCTAGAAAAGCAGCGTCAGCAACAAAGTCATTTAAAGATTACATTAAAAATGTGAATAAGTACCAGCCAAAGTTGGCATTCAATGCCGATTGTGTCGGTTTCGGCGATTCTTGTGTTAAACAGACTGATCATGAAATTTACTTAAGTGCTAAATTCTTTGGTAATCACTTTGCCCTCAAATCATTAACATCAGTAGCAGGTGAAATGGTTGCCCTTTCAGGGAGTACACTCAATCCCTATTTCAAAGGTCCTTTAGGCGTGGTAAAAGCGGGTGCTTATGCTGATTTACTACTTGTAGATGGTAATCCTCTTGAAGATATAACCGTTATCGGCGGTAATGAAAAATGGTTTGATGCACCGACACGCCAAGGTATTAAAACAATGCGTATCATAATGAAAGGCGGGGTTGTATACAAAAATACGCTATAA
- a CDS encoding bifunctional UDP-sugar hydrolase/5'-nucleotidase, which translates to MIKNNKPVKITLAHINDTHSYFEPQSLQLQLNIDGRMISPYVSNGGFSRIATRAKQLKATALQHDRDFIFVHAGDCFQGTLYFSLFKGKANSDMLNALGIDVMTIGNHELDMGNEPVAEFLDRIEFPLLAGNWDLTNELTTKSHYLKGRPNLLSYQPEQQIARWMTRVVDGESVAIFGVSLDKMADIANVDPDTPFVNAIETARNTVRAIRESGINKIILLSHLGFTGDCELAEKVDGISLIVGGHSHNLLGDFSDLGLKKEAEYGHQVNDTYIVQAGFHSQALGHCEIDFAADGSVSTFKGKNELLIGRRLCTDASLLTANDDEIHAQASLYLTQHENVVICKKDPQLQSLLQDKYIPRVRELQSTVIANLTKDMRHIRVPDLQGGSEIAPLVAESFAHMMNKDGHQIDFAIHNAGGVRTSLFQGNISICDIAGKLLPFAVPIGAYRIKGKYIAQALEGAINNAINNGVLGTGSGSYPYTYNLDFNYYAERPLGKRIAELMINTAQGGWINIDHEMSYYGSSSAYTMKGKEGYEALTMMEGDGVISHYSMADCFIDFIQNVPYRL; encoded by the coding sequence ATGATAAAGAATAATAAGCCCGTTAAAATAACACTCGCACATATAAATGATACGCACTCCTACTTTGAGCCTCAGTCACTGCAATTACAGCTTAATATTGACGGCAGAATGATATCGCCTTATGTCAGCAATGGCGGCTTTTCTCGTATCGCCACGCGCGCTAAACAGCTTAAAGCGACCGCACTGCAACATGATCGTGATTTTATATTTGTCCATGCTGGCGATTGCTTTCAAGGCACCCTCTATTTCTCGCTATTCAAAGGTAAAGCCAACTCCGATATGCTCAACGCATTAGGCATTGATGTCATGACCATTGGTAACCATGAACTCGATATGGGTAATGAGCCAGTGGCTGAATTTTTAGATCGTATTGAGTTTCCACTGCTCGCTGGCAACTGGGATCTGACTAACGAATTAACAACCAAGTCGCATTACTTAAAGGGTCGCCCTAACTTACTCTCTTATCAACCAGAGCAGCAGATTGCACGCTGGATGACGCGTGTTGTCGATGGCGAGTCCGTGGCAATATTCGGGGTATCACTGGATAAGATGGCCGATATAGCCAATGTCGATCCAGACACACCATTTGTTAATGCCATTGAAACGGCCAGAAATACCGTTCGTGCTATCCGAGAATCAGGGATTAATAAGATCATATTATTAAGTCACCTTGGTTTTACTGGGGATTGTGAGCTTGCAGAGAAAGTTGATGGCATCAGCTTGATTGTAGGTGGTCATAGCCACAACCTGCTGGGAGATTTCAGCGACTTAGGACTGAAAAAAGAAGCTGAATACGGGCATCAAGTAAATGATACTTATATTGTGCAAGCAGGATTCCACTCACAGGCGCTTGGTCACTGTGAAATTGATTTCGCTGCCGATGGTTCTGTTAGTACTTTTAAGGGCAAGAATGAACTGTTGATTGGTCGCCGACTCTGCACGGATGCAAGCTTGTTAACAGCCAATGACGATGAAATCCATGCACAGGCTAGCCTCTACCTCACGCAACATGAAAACGTAGTGATATGTAAAAAAGATCCGCAACTACAAAGTTTGCTACAGGATAAGTACATCCCGAGAGTGCGTGAGCTGCAAAGTACAGTTATTGCTAACTTAACAAAAGATATGCGTCATATCCGCGTTCCCGATCTGCAAGGCGGCAGTGAGATAGCCCCGCTAGTCGCTGAATCGTTTGCGCATATGATGAATAAAGACGGTCATCAAATAGACTTTGCCATTCATAATGCCGGTGGTGTAAGAACGTCTTTATTCCAAGGTAACATATCGATTTGTGATATCGCTGGTAAGCTACTACCCTTTGCCGTTCCCATCGGAGCTTATCGCATCAAAGGCAAATATATAGCACAGGCGCTCGAGGGTGCGATCAACAACGCTATCAATAACGGCGTTCTTGGTACTGGTTCGGGTAGTTACCCTTATACATACAACCTGGATTTTAACTATTACGCCGAACGGCCTCTGGGTAAGCGCATTGCTGAACTTATGATTAATACAGCACAAGGTGGCTGGATCAATATCGACCATGAAATGAGTTATTACGGCAGCTCTTCTGCGTATACCATGAAAGGTAAAGAAGGTTACGAAGCCTTAACAATGATGGAAGGTGACGGGGTTATTAGCCACTATTCGATGGCAGATTGCTTCATTGATTTTATTCAAAATGTTCCCTACAGGCTATAA
- a CDS encoding glutathione S-transferase family protein: MALNKRRDIIYTLYWDRGGANMATHAVLEELGVAYELVEIDLAKQMQRTPEYLAINPNGKVPTLQHRGEVIYESAAILMYILDQHPDSGLAPALHSPQRGHYYQFLTWMSNTLQEAANRWAHPEHYITSDVSVGGDTDLSQVVDKATQDLNRCWSIIDDELGNKGPWLLGDNISGADFHLFMVAYWSRRYDSRAQDWPNLCRHQQAMLQRNSIQQMMSQEGLTFEC; encoded by the coding sequence ATTGCGCTGAACAAAAGGAGAGATATTATTTACACATTATATTGGGATCGCGGAGGGGCTAACATGGCCACTCACGCCGTATTGGAAGAATTGGGTGTGGCCTATGAATTAGTCGAGATCGACTTAGCTAAACAAATGCAACGTACTCCTGAGTATCTGGCGATCAACCCGAACGGTAAGGTGCCGACATTACAGCACCGAGGCGAGGTCATTTATGAATCAGCAGCGATCCTGATGTATATACTTGATCAGCACCCAGATAGTGGTTTGGCGCCCGCACTGCATTCACCGCAACGAGGTCACTATTACCAATTCCTCACCTGGATGTCGAACACGCTGCAAGAAGCAGCTAACCGCTGGGCTCATCCAGAGCACTATATTACTAGCGATGTCAGTGTCGGCGGCGATACTGATTTGAGCCAGGTGGTGGATAAGGCAACCCAAGACCTGAATCGCTGCTGGAGCATCATTGATGATGAACTAGGTAACAAAGGCCCGTGGCTTCTAGGCGACAACATAAGCGGCGCCGACTTTCACCTGTTTATGGTGGCCTATTGGAGCCGTCGATATGACAGTCGTGCGCAGGACTGGCCAAACTTATGTCGCCACCAGCAAGCTATGCTCCAGCGCAACTCTATTCAACAGATGATGTCTCAGGAAGGTTTAACATTCGAATGCTGA
- a CDS encoding Imm51 family immunity protein — MKQVNVFHPFQFSTFKRDLSLMLSDLKWKAFESHDFLGDGEDWALLIENMLSEKNPSLLEKLTFGDETLMFTIHSEDRDALHTIAEMVSEFYDDEALLDACITRYAQYEFEPELTSKSS, encoded by the coding sequence ATGAAGCAAGTAAATGTTTTCCACCCATTTCAGTTTTCAACTTTCAAACGCGATCTTAGCCTGATGCTAAGTGATTTAAAATGGAAAGCGTTTGAATCTCATGACTTTTTAGGCGATGGTGAAGATTGGGCGTTGTTGATAGAAAATATGCTTTCAGAAAAGAACCCAAGCTTATTAGAAAAACTAACTTTTGGTGATGAAACACTGATGTTTACCATTCATAGTGAAGATAGAGATGCATTGCATACCATTGCTGAAATGGTCAGTGAATTTTATGATGATGAAGCTTTATTAGATGCTTGTATCACCCGTTATGCTCAGTACGAATTTGAACCAGAATTAACAAGTAAATCGAGCTGA
- the aspA gene encoding aspartate ammonia-lyase, with translation MTVLATDFALETRLETDLLGVKQIPAHAYYGIHTLRAMENFKISKEKIGDCPEFVRGMVKTKKAAALANGILGTIPEEVSEAIVNACNTLLASDEFYNQFPVDAFQGGAGTSVNMNTNEVIANIALEQMGHAKGAYNHINPNDHVNKSQSTNDAYPTGFRVALFERSNAVLVALTSLSETFLDKAEEFNDVLKMGRTQLQDAVPMTLGQEFHAFGITLKEEIRSINRCQELLLEINLGATAIGTGLNSPIGYSELAIEKLAEITGHAFVPAEDLVEATSDCGAYVMLSSGLKRLAVKLSKICNDLRLLSSGPRTGLNEINLPEMQAGSSIMPAKVNPVIPEVVNQVAFKVCGNDLTITMAAEAGQLQLNVMEPVIGQCLFESLSLLENACFTLQDKCVKGITANRKVCQDFVLNSIGIITYLNPFIGHHEGDVIGRICAETGKNVREVVLERGLLSEAELDEIFSIENLMKPKYTGQRFAKTV, from the coding sequence ATGACAGTATTAGCAACCGATTTCGCATTAGAAACCCGTCTAGAAACTGATTTACTCGGAGTAAAACAAATACCTGCACACGCTTACTACGGTATTCACACATTAAGAGCAATGGAAAATTTTAAAATCAGTAAGGAGAAGATTGGCGACTGTCCTGAGTTTGTACGCGGCATGGTAAAAACTAAAAAAGCAGCAGCATTAGCCAACGGCATTCTCGGTACAATTCCAGAAGAAGTCAGTGAAGCAATTGTTAACGCGTGTAATACATTGCTAGCAAGCGACGAATTTTACAATCAGTTCCCCGTTGATGCATTCCAAGGTGGCGCGGGTACATCGGTAAATATGAATACCAATGAAGTCATCGCCAATATCGCGTTAGAGCAGATGGGCCATGCCAAAGGTGCTTATAATCACATCAACCCAAATGACCATGTGAATAAAAGTCAAAGTACCAATGATGCTTATCCTACAGGCTTCCGCGTTGCCTTGTTTGAACGCAGTAATGCTGTATTAGTGGCGCTAACGTCATTAAGCGAAACCTTTTTAGACAAAGCTGAAGAATTTAACGATGTATTGAAAATGGGTCGCACTCAGTTACAAGACGCAGTACCGATGACATTAGGTCAAGAGTTCCACGCCTTTGGTATTACGTTAAAAGAAGAAATCAGAAGTATTAACCGTTGCCAAGAATTACTGCTTGAAATTAATCTCGGCGCGACTGCAATCGGTACCGGCTTAAACTCGCCAATTGGTTATTCAGAACTCGCGATTGAAAAACTAGCTGAAATTACCGGTCATGCATTTGTGCCTGCTGAAGATTTAGTTGAAGCAACGTCTGACTGTGGCGCATATGTCATGTTGTCGAGTGGCTTAAAACGCTTAGCGGTAAAACTATCTAAAATTTGTAACGACTTACGCCTGCTTTCTTCTGGTCCTCGTACTGGTTTAAATGAAATTAATCTACCTGAAATGCAAGCCGGTTCATCAATTATGCCAGCAAAAGTAAACCCTGTTATTCCAGAAGTGGTTAACCAAGTTGCATTTAAAGTATGTGGTAACGATTTAACCATCACCATGGCTGCTGAAGCAGGTCAATTACAATTGAATGTAATGGAACCTGTCATTGGTCAATGCCTATTTGAATCATTATCGTTATTAGAAAATGCCTGTTTCACGCTACAAGACAAATGCGTTAAAGGCATTACCGCTAATCGCAAGGTATGCCAAGACTTCGTGTTAAATTCAATTGGTATTATCACTTATCTAAATCCATTTATTGGTCATCATGAAGGTGATGTTATCGGTAGAATCTGTGCCGAAACAGGTAAGAATGTACGTGAAGTGGTGTTGGAACGTGGGTTACTGTCTGAAGCAGAGTTAGATGAAATCTTCTCTATCGAAAACCTAATGAAACCAAAATACACTGGGCAACGTTTTGCGAAAACGGTTTAA
- a CDS encoding carbohydrate porin has product MFTQSSFLALAMMSFFSSSLVYASDKKGVNFGSPDAVDNQIAEDNKKSKSHFKTPLEKNNLNLGADYSAVYLSSNDVSPGSEDNAASGMLRIYGSWNPVGIGTNNTGGLVWKVEHRHSYTDTSVKNFEFDTGGLGLITPPFSDEGTRITNLYWKQQLMDGKATVVAGFLDLTDFVDVFAMASPWTGFMNFAFSTGTTTIALPGDAALGVAGGMMLSDEYYLIGSFADMNSDPTKIADGIDSFFNDSKYFKSVELGWTKSQGQVYVDNIHVTLWHADESEKQGSNKGYGSNFSASRLMDGQWLPFVRAGYSQDACTLMEKSISTGFGYYGLGGESNNLGLAINWGEVKGSDDQYTTEVFYIMKPLDYLEVTTDVQYIANPALNTNESSVLIFGLRMRLAI; this is encoded by the coding sequence ATGTTCACACAATCGTCCTTTTTGGCCCTAGCAATGATGAGTTTTTTCTCTTCATCACTCGTCTATGCAAGTGATAAAAAGGGCGTTAACTTTGGCAGCCCAGATGCGGTAGACAACCAAATAGCCGAGGATAATAAAAAATCAAAGTCTCACTTTAAAACACCATTAGAAAAAAACAACCTCAACCTAGGTGCTGATTACTCCGCTGTTTATCTTAGCTCTAATGATGTGTCGCCCGGCTCAGAAGACAATGCCGCAAGTGGTATGTTGCGTATTTACGGTAGTTGGAACCCTGTCGGTATTGGTACTAACAATACTGGCGGCTTGGTTTGGAAAGTTGAACACAGGCATTCTTATACCGACACTTCCGTAAAGAATTTTGAATTTGATACTGGTGGTCTAGGCTTAATTACACCGCCTTTTAGTGATGAAGGCACCCGTATAACCAACCTTTATTGGAAGCAACAACTGATGGACGGTAAAGCGACTGTGGTTGCGGGATTTCTAGACCTAACAGATTTTGTTGATGTGTTTGCGATGGCAAGCCCATGGACAGGGTTTATGAATTTTGCTTTTAGTACAGGGACAACGACGATTGCTCTGCCTGGAGACGCAGCGTTAGGGGTTGCTGGCGGCATGATGTTATCTGATGAGTATTATCTTATTGGTAGTTTTGCCGATATGAATTCAGATCCGACCAAAATAGCAGATGGTATTGACTCATTTTTCAATGACAGTAAATATTTTAAAAGTGTAGAACTCGGTTGGACAAAGTCTCAAGGACAAGTGTACGTTGATAATATTCACGTCACATTATGGCATGCAGATGAAAGTGAAAAACAAGGGTCAAACAAAGGTTACGGCAGTAATTTTTCAGCGTCTCGGTTAATGGATGGTCAGTGGCTGCCTTTTGTTCGTGCTGGTTATTCACAAGATGCTTGCACCTTAATGGAAAAATCCATTAGTACTGGCTTTGGGTACTATGGTCTAGGTGGTGAGTCTAACAACTTAGGCTTAGCAATAAACTGGGGAGAAGTTAAAGGCAGTGATGATCAATACACCACGGAAGTATTTTACATTATGAAACCTTTAGATTATTTGGAAGTCACTACTGATGTGCAATACATTGCTAACCCGGCATTGAATACCAATGAAAGTAGTGTATTAATATTTGGCTTGAGAATGAGACTCGCCATCTAG
- a CDS encoding alcohol dehydrogenase family protein yields the protein MPQNSMKAIVTTGNGGYDKLVCKDVPIPEVNQGEVLIKVLAAGVNNTEINTRLGWYSSAVTESTNTTSDLEAASTTQNSDGGWNKHTPFPLIQGTDCCGRVVSVGKDIDSKLIGKRVLIRPCISTNGFDTLDNIWMGSDFDGAFAQYIKIQASEVFPITSDWSDAELGTIPCAYGTSENMLHRADLKAGETVLITGASGGVGSASVQLAKRRKAKVIAIAGESKHSKVSQLGADLLFGRSDDLLAELGEQSVDVIIDNVAGAGFPTMLKLLKRGGRLVSSGAIAGPIVDLDMRDMYLKDITLIGTTAWAEPVFNNIVKYIEQQEIQPVLAKTFPLSSIVEAQEEFLKKMHVGKFVLIPPEN from the coding sequence ATGCCTCAAAATTCAATGAAAGCTATCGTCACAACGGGTAACGGTGGTTATGACAAACTGGTCTGCAAAGACGTACCAATCCCAGAAGTAAATCAAGGTGAAGTGCTGATCAAAGTCCTAGCCGCTGGCGTAAACAACACTGAGATCAACACTAGACTGGGCTGGTATTCTTCAGCCGTTACCGAATCCACCAATACCACATCGGATCTGGAAGCTGCATCAACGACACAAAATTCCGACGGTGGTTGGAACAAACATACTCCTTTTCCTCTTATTCAAGGAACCGATTGTTGTGGACGAGTCGTCAGTGTTGGCAAAGATATTGACAGTAAGCTTATTGGTAAACGTGTGCTTATTCGTCCATGTATTAGCACAAACGGTTTTGACACCTTAGACAACATCTGGATGGGGTCTGATTTTGATGGCGCATTTGCCCAATATATAAAAATCCAAGCGAGCGAAGTGTTCCCAATAACATCTGACTGGTCGGATGCAGAACTTGGAACTATCCCATGTGCTTACGGCACGTCAGAGAATATGCTTCATAGAGCCGACCTTAAGGCTGGTGAAACGGTGTTGATAACGGGTGCATCTGGAGGTGTAGGATCTGCTAGTGTTCAACTTGCGAAGCGCAGAAAGGCAAAAGTTATAGCGATTGCTGGAGAGAGTAAACATAGTAAAGTTTCGCAACTGGGGGCTGATTTATTATTTGGAAGATCCGATGATCTATTAGCAGAATTAGGTGAACAATCTGTAGATGTTATCATTGATAACGTGGCTGGAGCTGGCTTTCCTACAATGCTAAAGCTGTTGAAGCGTGGTGGGAGACTTGTTTCCTCTGGTGCAATTGCAGGCCCTATTGTAGATTTAGATATGCGTGATATGTACTTAAAAGACATAACGTTAATAGGAACCACCGCTTGGGCAGAGCCTGTTTTCAACAACATTGTAAAATACATCGAACAGCAAGAAATTCAGCCAGTTTTAGCAAAGACCTTCCCACTATCTTCAATTGTGGAAGCGCAAGAAGAGTTTCTCAAGAAAATGCATGTAGGTAAGTTTGTGCTAATTCCACCAGAAAACTAA
- a CDS encoding anaerobic C4-dicarboxylate transporter, giving the protein MIVVQLFVVLLFIYLGARIGGIGIGFAGGAGVLVLTMILGLDAGSIPIDVILIIMSVITAIAAMQVAGGMDWLVDLAEKFLRKNPKRITFYAPIVTYFMTVLAGTGHTAFSTLPVIAEVAKEQGIRPSRPLSIAVVASQIAITASPISAAVVFFSGILEPLGVDYLTLLAVCIPSTFLACMVGAFVANFLGCELKDDPVYQDRLAKGLIKMNGEGKREILPTAKTSVYIFCAAIVAVVAYATMISGSVGLIENPTIGRNEAIMALMLTAAACIVTFTKIDASQIANAATFKSGMSACVCVLGVAWLGDTFVSAHIGDIKEFSASILEQYPWMLAVVLFFASMLLYSQGATTTALMPAALAIGVAPITAVASFAAVSALFVLPTYPTLLAAVEMDDTGSTRIGNLVFNHPFFIPGVATISTSVALGFVFGGLII; this is encoded by the coding sequence ATGATTGTTGTACAACTTTTTGTCGTACTGCTGTTCATCTATTTAGGTGCGCGTATTGGTGGTATTGGTATCGGGTTTGCGGGCGGTGCGGGCGTACTTGTCTTAACCATGATTTTAGGTCTCGATGCGGGATCTATCCCTATCGATGTTATTTTAATCATCATGTCAGTGATCACGGCAATTGCAGCAATGCAAGTGGCTGGTGGTATGGATTGGCTGGTTGATTTAGCTGAAAAATTTCTACGTAAAAATCCAAAACGCATTACCTTCTATGCACCTATCGTGACTTATTTCATGACAGTGTTAGCGGGTACGGGTCACACGGCGTTCTCGACGTTACCTGTGATTGCAGAAGTAGCAAAAGAACAAGGTATTCGTCCATCGCGTCCATTGTCTATTGCTGTTGTGGCGTCTCAAATTGCTATTACTGCGTCGCCAATATCAGCTGCAGTCGTATTCTTCTCAGGTATTCTTGAGCCACTCGGTGTGGATTATTTAACGCTGTTAGCGGTATGTATTCCATCTACATTCTTAGCGTGTATGGTCGGTGCATTTGTTGCAAACTTTTTAGGCTGTGAACTAAAAGACGATCCTGTGTATCAAGACCGCCTCGCAAAAGGGCTGATTAAGATGAATGGTGAAGGTAAACGTGAAATTTTACCGACAGCCAAAACATCCGTTTATATTTTCTGCGCCGCTATTGTTGCTGTTGTCGCTTATGCAACGATGATTAGTGGTAGTGTGGGTCTTATTGAAAATCCAACAATTGGTCGTAACGAAGCCATTATGGCGTTAATGCTGACTGCTGCAGCGTGCATTGTGACTTTTACTAAGATTGATGCGTCGCAAATTGCTAACGCAGCTACATTCAAATCAGGCATGAGTGCTTGTGTGTGTGTGCTTGGTGTTGCCTGGCTTGGTGATACGTTTGTGTCTGCTCATATCGGTGACATCAAAGAGTTTTCAGCCAGTATCCTTGAACAATATCCTTGGATGTTAGCGGTGGTGTTATTCTTTGCTTCAATGTTGCTTTACTCTCAAGGCGCAACAACCACAGCACTGATGCCAGCGGCACTTGCGATTGGTGTTGCACCTATTACGGCGGTGGCTTCTTTTGCTGCTGTAAGTGCGCTGTTTGTACTACCAACTTACCCGACATTGCTTGCCGCGGTAGAAATGGATGATACAGGCTCAACACGTATTGGTAATTTAGTCTTTAACCACCCATTCTTTATTCCTGGTGTAGCGACTATCTCAACGTCTGTTGCACTTGGTTTTGTGTTTGGCGGGCTTATTATTTAA
- a CDS encoding cation diffusion facilitator family transporter gives MTTLDAIKKVTLVGALVNIILAFIKIIGGILTSSSALIADGVHSFSDLISDAAILIGAHYWTAPADDKHPYGHHRFESVTNLVIGIVLIITAVGITVDSISRIGANDPTNPHFLALLVALISILAKEILYRWTLKRSLELGSSALRANAWHHRSDALSSIPVVISVIAAPFLPPYFYLDQVAAILVSVMILKGAFDIVLPLFIEFCEQSAGSDIVNSIQQLASNDNDVKEVHAIRSRCSGSAVIADFHLLVEPHLTVKEGHEIAKGFRSKILHLMPNLTDITIHIEPYNDEHHSL, from the coding sequence ATGACAACATTAGATGCGATAAAGAAAGTCACCTTAGTTGGTGCACTTGTTAATATTATACTCGCTTTTATCAAAATTATTGGAGGCATACTAACTAGTAGCTCCGCACTCATTGCGGACGGAGTACACAGCTTTTCAGACCTGATTTCAGATGCCGCAATATTAATTGGCGCTCATTATTGGACTGCACCAGCAGATGATAAGCACCCATATGGGCATCATCGGTTTGAAAGTGTAACTAATCTTGTAATTGGAATTGTGCTTATTATTACCGCTGTTGGTATTACAGTCGACTCTATCTCACGTATTGGTGCTAATGATCCAACGAACCCACATTTTTTAGCTTTGTTGGTTGCGTTAATATCAATATTAGCGAAAGAAATTCTTTATCGTTGGACTCTAAAACGTTCGTTAGAGCTAGGCTCTTCAGCACTACGAGCTAATGCATGGCATCACCGCTCTGATGCGCTTAGCTCGATACCCGTTGTAATTTCTGTCATCGCGGCGCCGTTTTTACCACCTTATTTTTATCTTGACCAAGTAGCTGCGATATTAGTAAGTGTAATGATACTCAAGGGGGCATTTGATATCGTTTTGCCTTTATTTATTGAGTTTTGTGAGCAGAGTGCAGGGAGTGACATCGTGAATTCAATTCAGCAATTAGCGAGCAATGACAATGACGTTAAAGAGGTACATGCTATTCGGTCTCGATGTTCGGGAAGCGCTGTCATTGCAGATTTCCATTTGCTCGTAGAGCCTCATTTAACAGTAAAAGAGGGGCATGAAATAGCTAAAGGCTTTAGAAGTAAAATATTACATTTAATGCCAAATTTAACCGATATTACAATTCATATAGAACCATATAATGATGAACATCATTCTCTTTAG